A window of Parcubacteria group bacterium CG10_big_fil_rev_8_21_14_0_10_36_14 genomic DNA:
GGAGGTCAAAAAAGAGAATTTTATAGATTTTCTTAAATTAGAACTTCCTCCAAGTACGGAAAATCATATTAAATATAGGCAAGCCATAATAGAAACATTGAAAGAGTTACAAACATTGGATATCAAAAATGCAATGGCTTCGGGGAAAGATGTTTTGGGCGAATTTTATGATAAGTTTTTAAAATATGGAAATGGAGCAAAGGAAATAGGCATTGTCTTAACACCAAGACATATTACTAAATTTGCTGTTGAAGTATTAAATGTAAAATTTAATGATTATGTTTTAGACCCTGCTTGTGGTACCGGTGGTTTTTTGGTGTCGGCTTTTGATTATGTGAGAAATAGCGCAACACCTAAACAAATTGACGAATTTAAAAATTACCATATATTTGGGACAGATCAAGATGATGAAGTGATTGCGCTAGCTTTAGTTAATATGATTTTCAGAGGTGATGGTAGAAATAATATGAATGAAGGGAATTGTTTCCAAAAAAGTATAGAAAAAACAAATAAAGACGGGTTTGTTACGGGCAAGTTTGATGTGAGAAGTGGCAATATTCCGCCGAAAAATCCTATTATCACAAAAGTTTTAATGAACCCGCCCTTTGCTTTAAAAAAGGGAGACGAAAAAGAAAGCGATTTTATTGACTATGCTTTGTCGCAAATGGAAGACGGTGGCATTCTTTTCGTTATTGTTCCTATTTCCGTTATGGTTGAAGGCTCGGGTAAAAATTGGAGAAAAGAGTTATTGGAAAATAACACCGTTTTATCTGTTGTAACATTTCCCGAAGATCTTTTTTATCCTGTTAGCGTTGGTACCATTGGAGTTTTTGTTAAAAAAGGAATTCCACACGATTTTGATAATCAAAAAGTTTATTTTGCGAGAGCGATTTTTGATGGATTTCGTAAAAAGAAAGGTAAAAGAATCGTGGTTGAGAATAGTGAAAATACACTCAAAGAAGTAGAGGGCGAGCTAAAGGGATTTTTGGCGAATCAAAATTTAAAACTTAAAGATGTGCCGGAATTTAAAAAAATATGTCTGCTGGATAAATCTGATATAGGCG
This region includes:
- a CDS encoding DNA methyltransferase, coding for MHSNKPKNSEVDAYTYIKEELEKLGWNVKNPARVSDGEVYKQNEVLAHKELKKYLVRDMPEAVVKLNENEFWAIESKRDKKDIDIALNEAIDQYAKKINQSGKIKCVIASGVAGNDTDGYKVINKYLKNGKWETILFNGKTKNILLSKNQARYILEHDTINWLEFPDLPETKYISAAVEINEILHNAGINKNKRARFIAGLVLSLSVDEEIDLTTGNTKLLVKNINNLIERKLEEVKKENFIDFLKLELPPSTENHIKYRQAIIETLKELQTLDIKNAMASGKDVLGEFYDKFLKYGNGAKEIGIVLTPRHITKFAVEVLNVKFNDYVLDPACGTGGFLVSAFDYVRNSATPKQIDEFKNYHIFGTDQDDEVIALALVNMIFRGDGRNNMNEGNCFQKSIEKTNKDGFVTGKFDVRSGNIPPKNPIITKVLMNPPFALKKGDEKESDFIDYALSQMEDGGILFVIVPISVMVEGSGKNWRKELLENNTVLSVVTFPEDLFYPVSVGTIGVFVKKGIPHDFDNQKVYFARAIFDGFRKKKGKRIVVENSENTLKEVEGELKGFLANQNLKLKDVPEFKKICLLDKSDIGVELVPEAYIESKIPTLEEIENGVGEMIREAIAFRIKYSNKLENKK